The genomic stretch TCCTAAAGCATTTCGTCTGTAACCAGAAATAGGAACTTCTAACGGAGTATTACTAATAACTGGCGTTGTGTTCACTCCTGCGATATCTACTTTAAACGCGTAAAAATTATCAATAAAGTGTGTTAATACCCAAAATGATTCGCAGTCTGAACTTTTTACTGCGGATATTTTTTCGGAACATTTAAAACGAGTTTCAGCTGGATTCCCAGTATCATATGTAATTAATGGAATGTTTTTTTGTGAATTATCTACAAAACCAATTCCGTCTGTCATGTCGACTACGGAATAATTTAATCCGTTGTTAACGCCGCCATCATTATGATGTGGCTCATCAACCGTGAAAATATAGTAAATGTTTGGATCTTGTGGTTTTGGAACAATTAGCGCGGAAGATGTACTTGAACTATCGCCATTCAAACCATTTCCATTAACCATGATGTTATGATTTTGGTTCCAAACTGTGATTCCATCGGTATAGAATAATAAGCCACCATCTGGATCTGAAATAGAAGCACAACCTTCAAGCGTATCCAAACTTCCGTTTGTAACTGCGGTTACGGTTCCTGTCATAGGATCAAATTGCAATCCTGCATTCTGACCAAAATACCAGTTTGCGGCTTCGCCTTGCGCGAATATAAAAATTGGTAATACTGTAAAAATGAATAGTAAAAGTTTTTTCATCTGTAATTGATATTTTTCAAAGCATAAAAAATGCCCAATAATCTGCTATAATAACTCTTTTCTAAAGCTATTATTTTATGATTTTGAGAATTGTTATTTTTCTAAAGAGAGTACATTTGAAATAACAAATTATAAAAAATACCTACGCTTACTCGTTTTAGGGAAATAAGAGCAATTTTATAGTGAGATACTTCATAGCAATTTTGAACACTCTACAACTGCCAAATATACTAATTACGAAACAAAAAAAGAGCGAATTTATCCGCTCTTTCTGTTAAATCTGTATAATTTGTATGTTTTTTATAAATCTCTACGTTTTAAAAGCTTGTATGATAAAAAGATGTAAATAAAAACCCAAACAGCGGCAATTACAAGTTCGTACCAATGTACAGCAAAGTCAGATGTAAATGTTTTGGTAGGTTCATGTATACTTGCAAGTCTGTACGCTGGCTGATTGATTAAGTTATACATTGATGTAAACGGAAAAAACTGCGCAACATTGTCGGCAATTTGTTCATTAAACAATTCAAAACGCATTAATGGATATGCAATCCATTCTACAATATTTACAACGAATAAAAACGCCAATGCAAACACTGAGCGTTTTGTTAATACACTCGCAAATAAACAGAAACTAAAGAATGTTAAAATCTTTAAAAAGTAAGCCAGTATAAATTCGGTATCATTGAAAACGATGTCTAAATATAAATCTTGCGATGGCGCATTCAAAACACCAATAATAAGTGTAATGATAAATACTACAGTAGTCATAGCAAGGCAATATGCTACAATAAAGTAAAACTTAGAAAGGATAAGTTCTTTTT from Kordia antarctica encodes the following:
- a CDS encoding ABC transporter permease yields the protein MIRLLKIEFQKLWLNKMSKVLIYISFILPLSILILSSVKINFFGYPIDLSQTKIFEFPYIWHVVPFFVAYFKIFFAIVVVFMIGNEYSNRTLKQNLIDGLSKKELILSKFYFIVAYCLAMTTVVFIITLIIGVLNAPSQDLYLDIVFNDTEFILAYFLKILTFFSFCLFASVLTKRSVFALAFLFVVNIVEWIAYPLMRFELFNEQIADNVAQFFPFTSMYNLINQPAYRLASIHEPTKTFTSDFAVHWYELVIAAVWVFIYIFLSYKLLKRRDL